Proteins co-encoded in one Arachis hypogaea cultivar Tifrunner chromosome 13, arahy.Tifrunner.gnm2.J5K5, whole genome shotgun sequence genomic window:
- the LOC112734911 gene encoding uncharacterized protein produces the protein MHIEKNVCDNIIGTLLDIPGKSKDHANARYDLKDMSIRKKLQPKEIDSGKKAKIAKACFNLTNQEKTIFCNILKSVKLPSGSASNISRCVHVAEKKISGYKSHDAHFMLHYLLQVAIKCTMQNQVAGPLIYLGSFFRSLCQKVVENDTIEHLEVDIREILCQLERIFPPSFFDIMVHLPIHLVNELRLGGPVQFRWMYPIERYLCRLKSYVRNKSRPEGSIAEGYLAEECLTFCSRYLSPDVDTRLSRRTQNYDNCSEADVCHDSYFACLGRPIGGKRKGQPFSLDTNSKIQAHREYEEHVNNQTKGRKWKKAKTLSHDFSEWFKERASHEDVPKQLKDLSRGPNTVAKQFSSYVINGYKFQTREHDASHTTQNSGVNLVCETPSFASAKDNNPMTKAVTYFGAINDIIELDYYACFKFVLFNCDWFEVEEENFGLTSVHFNKRCSRDDPFVLASQVHQCFYIQDPFNEDKHYVMDTVPRDLFNMYDGYDVEAEESNQKDPFDQANNLFVPKDNCEVQWTREDMPNTIIEKPSLVLQQAEYDDDYDL, from the exons ATGCACATCGAGAAAAACGTATGTGATAACATAATTGGAACTTTATTAGACATTCCAGGAAAGTCCAAAGATCATGCAAATGCTCGTTACGATCTCAAAGATATGAGCATAAGAAAAAAACTTCAACCAAAGGAGATAGATAGTGgcaagaaagcaaaaattgctAAGGCTTGTTTTAACCTTACTAATCAAGAAAAAAccattttttgtaatattttgaaGTCAGTAAAATTGCCATCTGGTAGTGCCTCAAATATTTCTCGGTGTGTTCATGTTGCTGAGAAAAAGATATCAGGCTACAAAAGTCATGATGCTCATTTTATGTTGCATTATTTGTTGCAAGTAGCTATAAAATGCACAATGCAGAATCAAGTAGCTGGCCCTTTAATTTATCTAGGTTCATTCTTTCGTTCCTTGTGCCAAAAAGTTGTTGAAAATGATACAATAGAGCATTTGGAAGTAGATATTAGAGAGATTCTGTGCCAATTGGAAAGAATATTTCCTCCTAGTTTCTTTGATATAATGGTCCATTTGCCTATTCATCTGGTAAACGAGTTGAGGTTGGGTGGCCCAGTTCAATTTAGGTGGATGTACCCCATTGAGAGATATCTGTGTAGGTTAAAGTCCTACGTTCGCAATAAGAGCCGCCCCGAAGGTTCAATTGCTGAAGGATATTTAGCCGAGGAATGCTTGACATTTTGCTCAAGGTATTTAAGTCCTGATGTGGATACAAGGCTGAGTAGGAGGACACAAAATTATGATAATTGCAGTGAAGCTGACGTATGTCATGATAGCTACTTTGCATGCTTGGGGCGACCAATTGGTGGAAAGAGGAAAGGGCAACCTTTTTCTCTAGATACCAACTCAAAAATACAAGCTCATCG AGAGTATGAGGAACATGTCAACAATCAAACTAAAGGtagaaaatggaagaaggcaaaaaCTCTAAGCCATGATTTTAGTGAATGGTTCAAAGAGCGTGCTTCTCACGAAGATGTTCCGAAACAACTTAAAGATTTGTCTAGAGGCCCAAACACAGTTGCAAAACAATTTTCTAGTTATGTAATCAATGGCTACAAATTTCAAACTAGAGAACATGATGCAAGCCACACAACTCAAAATAGTGGTGTGAATTTGGTGTGCGAAACACCAAGCTTTGCTAGTGCCAAGGACAACAACCCAATGACAAAAGCCGTAACATATTTTGGTGCAATAAATGACATAATTGAGTTAGACTATTATGCATGTTTCAAATTTGTTCTTTTCAATTGTGATTGGTTTGAAGTTGAGGAAGAGAATTTCGGTCTAACTTCAGTTCACTTTAATAAAAGATGTTCTCGGGATGATCCTTTTGTATTAGCTTCACAAGTCCACCAATGCTTTTATATTCAAGACCCTTTTAACGAAGACAAGCATTATGTCATGGACACAGTGCCAAGGGATTTATTCAATATGTATGATGGGTATGATGTTGAAGCCGAAGAGTCTAATCAGAAGGACCCCTTTGATCAAGCGAATAATTTGTTTGTCCCAAAGGATAATTGTGAAGTTCAATGGACTAGAGAAGACATGCCAAATACAATCATTGAGAAACCTTCACTTGTTCTACAACAAGCTgaatatgatgatgattatgatctTTAA